In Chlorocebus sabaeus isolate Y175 chromosome 5, mChlSab1.0.hap1, whole genome shotgun sequence, one genomic interval encodes:
- the PERCC1 gene encoding protein PERCC1 isoform X1 has protein sequence MPRPCGHSAHPVSLHASLRWQSVPSASTTGSPGAEEASPCCPGGPRSVGRAEMAAGVIRTLCDFQLPLLHHHPFLPSDPEPPETSEEEEEEEEEEREEGEEGEEEGEGLEGCSQILPSSGRAEASEEAAPQGPSSPEMPLQLLRFSELISDDIQRYFGRKDKAQDPDACDVYADSRPAGSTARELYYADLVRLARSGSLEDEHTPEPGVSQGQVRRPGLSGDRAQPLGPLAELFDYGLQQYWGSRAAASWSLRLERKYGHITPMAQRKLPPSFWKEPTPSPLGLLPPGTPDFSDLLASWSAEACPELPGRGTPAPEGAQPAEA, from the exons ATGCCACGGCCATGCGGCCACAGTGCCCACCCCGTCTCTCTCCACGCCTCACTCCGGTGGCAATCCGTGCCCTCAGCAAGCACAACTGGGAGCCCAGGAGCTGAGGAAG CCAGCCCCTGCTGCCCCGGAGGCCCCAGAAGCGTGGGACGTGCGGAGATGGCCGCCGGTGTGATCCGGACCCTGTGCGACTTCCAGCTGCCCCTGCTGCACCACCACCCCTTCCTGCCCTCAGATCCAGAGCCCCCGGAGACttcggaggaggaggaggaggaggaggaggaggagagggaggagggggaggagggggaggaggagggcgaGGGGCTGGAGGGCTGCAGCCAGATCCTCCCAAGCTCAGGCCGGGCAGAGGCCTCGGAGGAGGCAGCCCCTCAGGGTCCCAGCAGCCCCGAGATGCCGCTGCAGCTGCTACGCTTCTCAGAGCTCATCAGCGACGACATCCAGCGGTACTTTGGCCGCAAGGACAAGGCGCAGGACCCAGATGCCTGCGACGTCTACGCCGACAGCCGCCCAGCCGGCAGCACTGCCCGGGAGCTCTACTACGCGGACCTGGTGCGCCTGGCCCGCAGCGGGTCCCTGGAGGACGAGCACACCCCGGAGCCCGGGGTCTCCCAAGGGCAGGTGCGCAGGCCGGGCCTCAGCGGGGACAGGGCGCAGCCCCTGGGACCCCTGGCCGAGCTCTTCGACTACGGGCTGCAGCAGTACTGGGGGTCCAGGGCGGCGGCCAGCTGGAGCCTGAGGCTGGAGCGGAAGTACGGCCACATCACCCCCATGGCCCAGAGGAAGCTGCCCCCATCCTTCTGGAAGGAGCCGACCCCTAGCCCCCTGGGCCTGCTGCCCCCTGGCACGCCCGACTTCAGCGACCTGCTGGCCAGCTGGTCAGCCGAGGCCTGTCCTGAGCTGCCCGGTAGGGGAACCCCAGCCCCGGAAGGGGCACAGCCAGCCGAGGCCTAG
- the PERCC1 gene encoding protein PERCC1 isoform X2 has protein sequence MAAGVIRTLCDFQLPLLHHHPFLPSDPEPPETSEEEEEEEEEEREEGEEGEEEGEGLEGCSQILPSSGRAEASEEAAPQGPSSPEMPLQLLRFSELISDDIQRYFGRKDKAQDPDACDVYADSRPAGSTARELYYADLVRLARSGSLEDEHTPEPGVSQGQVRRPGLSGDRAQPLGPLAELFDYGLQQYWGSRAAASWSLRLERKYGHITPMAQRKLPPSFWKEPTPSPLGLLPPGTPDFSDLLASWSAEACPELPGRGTPAPEGAQPAEA, from the coding sequence ATGGCCGCCGGTGTGATCCGGACCCTGTGCGACTTCCAGCTGCCCCTGCTGCACCACCACCCCTTCCTGCCCTCAGATCCAGAGCCCCCGGAGACttcggaggaggaggaggaggaggaggaggaggagagggaggagggggaggagggggaggaggagggcgaGGGGCTGGAGGGCTGCAGCCAGATCCTCCCAAGCTCAGGCCGGGCAGAGGCCTCGGAGGAGGCAGCCCCTCAGGGTCCCAGCAGCCCCGAGATGCCGCTGCAGCTGCTACGCTTCTCAGAGCTCATCAGCGACGACATCCAGCGGTACTTTGGCCGCAAGGACAAGGCGCAGGACCCAGATGCCTGCGACGTCTACGCCGACAGCCGCCCAGCCGGCAGCACTGCCCGGGAGCTCTACTACGCGGACCTGGTGCGCCTGGCCCGCAGCGGGTCCCTGGAGGACGAGCACACCCCGGAGCCCGGGGTCTCCCAAGGGCAGGTGCGCAGGCCGGGCCTCAGCGGGGACAGGGCGCAGCCCCTGGGACCCCTGGCCGAGCTCTTCGACTACGGGCTGCAGCAGTACTGGGGGTCCAGGGCGGCGGCCAGCTGGAGCCTGAGGCTGGAGCGGAAGTACGGCCACATCACCCCCATGGCCCAGAGGAAGCTGCCCCCATCCTTCTGGAAGGAGCCGACCCCTAGCCCCCTGGGCCTGCTGCCCCCTGGCACGCCCGACTTCAGCGACCTGCTGGCCAGCTGGTCAGCCGAGGCCTGTCCTGAGCTGCCCGGTAGGGGAACCCCAGCCCCGGAAGGGGCACAGCCAGCCGAGGCCTAG